In Candidatus Neomarinimicrobiota bacterium, one DNA window encodes the following:
- a CDS encoding sulfotransferase — protein sequence MPQLINAFIIGAQKCGTTSLLNYISEHDDILGHEQIEMSFFYKDEEYREGYEEAWRRYYHSSNGNNIVVIAKNAHMYRDEKAIERLYNHNPKCKIIFIVRNPVDRAYSSYLMEKNAWGEVSSFDELIIQTLKTKDDWRYRVYIELGIYHYHLQRIFKYFKNNVIVIRLDDLRTMPEQTVKNIYFELDVDDSFTPDLTKSYNVTTKVRSEWYAKKSAKILREDFYLKKVLKSILNDSFTYRLGQYLRKINRKNGAHQPMDSHTREKLVEFYKPHNARLSRMFNMDFSCWDN from the coding sequence ATGCCTCAATTAATTAATGCATTCATAATAGGTGCCCAGAAATGTGGTACTACCTCATTGCTGAATTATATATCAGAACACGATGATATATTAGGGCATGAACAAATTGAGATGAGTTTCTTTTATAAAGATGAAGAATATAGAGAGGGCTATGAAGAAGCTTGGAGAAGGTATTACCATTCATCAAACGGTAACAACATAGTAGTAATTGCGAAAAATGCGCATATGTATAGAGATGAAAAAGCTATAGAAAGATTGTATAATCATAATCCAAAATGTAAAATTATTTTTATTGTGCGAAATCCTGTCGATAGAGCGTACTCATCCTACCTTATGGAAAAAAATGCATGGGGTGAAGTTTCAAGTTTTGATGAGTTAATTATTCAAACTTTAAAAACTAAAGATGATTGGAGATACCGGGTTTATATAGAATTAGGAATATACCACTATCACTTGCAAAGAATTTTCAAGTATTTTAAGAATAACGTTATAGTTATAAGACTTGATGATTTAAGAACAATGCCTGAACAAACCGTTAAGAATATTTATTTTGAATTGGATGTTGATGATAGTTTTACACCCGATTTAACTAAATCCTATAATGTAACCACCAAAGTAAGATCTGAGTGGTATGCGAAAAAATCAGCAAAAATACTCAGGGAAGACTTTTACCTGAAAAAAGTGTTGAAATCAATATTGAACGATTCATTTACATACAGACTTGGTCAATATTTGAGAAAAATTAACAGGAAAAACGGGGCTCATCAACCCATGGATTCACACACGAGAGAAAAGTTAGTTGAATTCTATAAACCCCATAATGCTAGACTATCAAGAATGTTCAATATGGATTTTAGTTGTTGGGATAATTAG